A portion of the Lolium rigidum isolate FL_2022 chromosome 1, APGP_CSIRO_Lrig_0.1, whole genome shotgun sequence genome contains these proteins:
- the LOC124683086 gene encoding probable cinnamyl alcohol dehydrogenase 5, which produces MAPTAAEHTRTAVGLAALDASGHLSPLAITRRSTGDDDVVIKILYCGICHSDLHGIKNDWKNASYPMIPGHEIAGEVTEVGKNVSKFKAGDRVGVGCMVNSCQSCESCGKGFENHCPGMIFTYNSVDVDGTVTYGGYSSMVVVHERFVVRFPDAIPLDKGAPLLCAGITVYSPMKYHGLNVPGLHLGVLGLGGLGHVAVKFGKAFGMKVTVISSSPGKKEEALERLGADAFVVSKDADEMKAAMSTMDGIINTVSANIPLTPLFGLLKPNGKMVMVGLPENPIEIPPFALVATNKTLAGSFIGGTSDSQEMLDLAAKHGVTADIEVIGADYVNTAMERLAKADVRYRFVIDIGNTLDKAAATTE; this is translated from the exons ATGGCACCCACGGCGGCGGAGCACACGAGGACGGCGGTGGGTCTGGCGGCGCTCGACGCCTCCGGCCACCTCTCCCCGCTCGCCATCACCCGGAG GAGCACTGGAGATGACGATGTGGTGATAAAGATCCTGTACTGCGGGATCTGCCACTCTGACCTGCACGGCATCAAGAATGATTGGAAGAACGCCAGCTACCCGATGATCCCCGGGCACGAGATCGCCGGCGAGGTGACGGAGGTTGGCAAGAACGTTAGCAAGTTCAAGGCCGGCGACCGCGTGGGCGTGGGGTGCATGGTGAACTCGTGCCAGTCGTGCGAGAGCTGCGGCAAGGGCTTCGAGAACCACTGCCCCGGCATGATCTTCACCTACAACTCGGTCGACGTCGACGGTACCGTCACCTACGGAGGCTACTCCAGCATGGTGGTGGTGCACGAGCGGTTCGTGGTCCGGTTCCCCGACGCCATACCGCTGGATAAGGGCGCGCCGCTGCTGTGCGCCGGCATCACCGTGTACAGCCCCATGAAGTACCACGGGCTCAACGTTCCCGGGCTGCACCTCGGCGTGCTGGGGCTGGGCGGACTGGGCCACGTTGCGGTCAAGTTCGGCAAGGCGTTCGGGATGAAGGTGACAGTGATCAGCTCGTcgccggggaagaaggaggaggcccTGGAGCGGCTAGGCGCCGACGCGTTCGTCGTCAGCAAGGACGCCGACGAGATGAAG GCTGCGATGAGCACCAtggatggcatcatcaacacggtGTCTGCAAACATCCCCCTGACCCCTCTCTTCGGGCTGCTCAAGCCCAACGGCAAGATGGTCATGGTCGGCCTCCCCGAGAACCCCATCGAGATTCCTCCCTTCGCTCTAGTTGCCA CGAACAAGACCCTGGCCGGGAGCTTCATCGGTGGCACGAGCGACAGCCAGGAGATGCTGGACCTCGCGGCGAAGCACGGTGTGACGGCTGACATCGAGGTGATCGGCGCAGACTACGTGAACACGGCCATGGAGCGCCTTGCCAAGGCCGACGTCAGGTATCGCTTCGTCATCGACATCGGCAACACCCTCGACAAGGCTGCGGCCACCACGGAGTGA